The following proteins are encoded in a genomic region of Dokdonia donghaensis DSW-1:
- a CDS encoding S41 family peptidase has product MKISISYFLLLFFVFFAFAKAQSQQTCNCKDELAFIDSHITEMTSFKKQIKGDLKEAYEQTLNELSEEVTTSMLIAECYRALNILLSQVKDKHAHIKHIKPSIPASTLLTDKDINQYRKSKSFTNHPRYDESLTSLEKELKKAPYRSVEGVYQREGVFTIGVVKNGNLYSGVVLASQSPLWIPGQIAYTIIPNGEGMYDIITSDIPGGALRFIRALYLHNGTLWHLKKENASPYAEVSKESGNWYFKQISPNTQYLYMGSFSNSEENVAAFTSFYNSHKSKITAQNIIIDLRNNGGGNSKYSDPFYKILKKSKANVYVITNFWSASNSEQFTLKLKSLKNTTHLGMRTYGAIAYGSNYGKLLESPSGLFAIYPTDMNFHKYIDYEYVGILPDIVLDYNEDWIKQTLDYIKKQDAEY; this is encoded by the coding sequence ATGAAAATCTCAATTTCCTACTTTCTTTTATTATTCTTTGTCTTTTTTGCTTTCGCGAAAGCGCAATCACAACAAACCTGTAATTGTAAAGATGAGCTTGCTTTTATAGATTCTCACATTACAGAAATGACTTCTTTTAAAAAGCAAATAAAAGGAGACCTCAAAGAAGCCTATGAGCAAACTTTAAACGAATTAAGTGAAGAGGTAACAACGAGTATGCTTATTGCAGAGTGCTATAGAGCTCTTAATATATTACTCTCTCAAGTAAAGGATAAACACGCTCATATCAAGCATATAAAACCGAGTATACCTGCTAGCACCTTACTAACAGATAAAGATATAAACCAATACCGTAAGAGTAAATCGTTTACAAATCACCCTAGGTATGATGAATCGCTCACTTCTCTTGAAAAGGAGCTTAAAAAAGCACCTTACAGAAGTGTAGAAGGCGTTTACCAGAGGGAAGGTGTATTTACAATAGGTGTTGTAAAGAATGGAAACCTTTATAGCGGTGTGGTACTAGCCTCACAGTCGCCTTTATGGATCCCAGGTCAAATTGCTTACACAATTATTCCCAATGGAGAGGGTATGTATGATATTATAACTAGTGATATACCGGGAGGAGCACTGAGATTCATAAGGGCTTTATATTTACACAATGGTACACTATGGCATCTTAAAAAAGAAAATGCAAGTCCATATGCGGAGGTGAGCAAAGAAAGCGGAAATTGGTATTTTAAACAAATCTCGCCTAATACACAGTACCTATATATGGGCTCGTTTTCTAATAGTGAAGAAAATGTAGCTGCTTTTACTTCATTTTACAATTCACATAAATCAAAAATTACGGCTCAAAACATAATTATAGATTTACGCAACAATGGAGGTGGTAACTCAAAATATTCTGATCCATTTTATAAAATACTTAAAAAGAGTAAAGCAAATGTCTATGTCATTACCAACTTCTGGTCTGCAAGTAATAGTGAGCAATTTACCCTCAAATTAAAAAGTTTAAAAAACACAACTCACTTAGGTATGCGCACCTATGGTGCGATAGCTTATGGATCTAATTATGGTAAGCTCTTAGAAAGCCCCTCTGGTCTATTTGCCATTTACCCTACAGATATGAACTTTCATAAATATATAGATTATGAATATGTAGGGATACTACCAGACATTGTACTAGATTATAATGAAGATTGGATTAAGCAAACACTAGATTATATTAAAAAACAAGATGCTGAATATTGA
- a CDS encoding LytTR family DNA-binding domain-containing protein — MQKYPFDQKFSSYLFTALGLAIWVFAFLFLTEPLDVNQFKTSEKLIYLPLYGMLAAICYLGIYPMQKRLYKHKNKQWTLLSELLFFSMFITITFIVMRCFYLYVVVFNEPNPYSLGYYFTSIFLPAVIVIFPIVAIARYALGKYANKKIENSKLFISGDGNYEGIRLLESDLILLEASDNYVEVHYQSQGVLKKQLVRARLSRLEKEHTQLLRTHRSYLINRAHFASLKTQNNKLGVILTHDIFVPVSKTYISQVKEAFSFATN, encoded by the coding sequence TTGCAAAAATATCCATTTGACCAAAAATTTAGCAGCTATCTATTTACTGCATTAGGGCTGGCTATTTGGGTATTTGCATTTCTCTTTCTCACAGAACCGCTTGATGTAAATCAATTTAAAACAAGCGAAAAACTCATTTATCTCCCGCTATATGGTATGCTTGCCGCGATATGTTATCTAGGTATTTATCCTATGCAAAAGCGTCTCTACAAGCATAAAAATAAACAATGGACACTATTAAGCGAGCTGCTGTTTTTCTCAATGTTTATAACGATTACATTTATCGTTATGCGGTGCTTTTACCTATATGTTGTGGTTTTTAATGAGCCTAACCCATACTCTCTAGGCTATTACTTTACCTCAATATTTTTACCAGCCGTAATCGTCATATTTCCTATAGTAGCTATCGCTAGATATGCCTTAGGTAAGTATGCAAATAAGAAAATAGAAAATTCTAAACTTTTTATATCTGGTGATGGTAATTATGAGGGTATAAGACTTCTAGAGTCTGATTTGATCTTACTAGAAGCATCAGATAATTATGTGGAAGTCCATTATCAAAGTCAAGGTGTTTTAAAAAAACAACTGGTACGTGCTAGGTTATCACGACTAGAAAAAGAACATACGCAACTACTGCGCACACATAGATCATATCTTATAAACAGAGCCCACTTTGCTTCTCTGAAAACACAAAATAACAAGCTAGGAGTTATACTTACACACGATATTTTTGTTCCAGTTTCAAAAACCTATATCTCACAGGTAAAAGAGGCGTTTAGTTTCGCCACAAACTAA
- a CDS encoding DUF1853 family protein encodes MKQYAGFLNTPPLWTGTQFSLTQFEIPRIDLSTFSATTIPPHLRLGHQVEYIFKQLLDHSERYIVLAHNVQIKRDKITLGELDFVVEDRFRESVKIHIELTYKFYIIDNAVTSPIHQLMGPNRKDHFYLKMQKTRDRQLPLAYSAEGLDALQSINVNPEQLEQCTLFMGQLFTPYNKNVILPEEINPRAIIGYWMQLDDFCTASFLDYRYYITTKPEWLHKPHTEVNWLNHKETLAIIREKHTLKRAPLVWIQKDDTTVDKAFVVWW; translated from the coding sequence ATGAAGCAATATGCTGGTTTTCTCAACACGCCTCCCTTGTGGACGGGCACGCAATTCTCCCTTACTCAATTTGAAATACCTCGTATTGATTTATCTACATTCAGCGCCACGACAATACCACCTCATTTAAGATTAGGCCACCAGGTAGAATATATCTTTAAACAACTACTAGATCATTCTGAAAGATATATCGTGCTCGCTCACAACGTCCAGATTAAGCGAGATAAAATAACACTAGGTGAACTTGACTTTGTGGTAGAAGACCGCTTTCGCGAAAGCGTAAAAATACACATTGAGCTTACCTATAAATTCTACATTATAGATAATGCGGTTACTAGCCCCATACACCAACTTATGGGACCCAACCGAAAAGATCACTTCTACTTAAAAATGCAAAAAACAAGAGATAGGCAACTACCTCTTGCCTACTCTGCAGAAGGACTTGACGCGCTACAGTCTATAAATGTTAACCCAGAGCAACTAGAACAATGCACACTTTTTATGGGTCAACTTTTTACGCCCTATAATAAAAACGTAATACTCCCAGAGGAAATAAATCCTCGTGCCATAATAGGTTACTGGATGCAACTAGATGACTTTTGCACCGCATCCTTTCTAGATTACAGATACTATATAACTACTAAGCCAGAATGGTTACACAAGCCACATACTGAAGTAAACTGGCTCAATCACAAAGAGACACTAGCCATTATAAGAGAAAAACATACACTCAAGAGGGCACCTCTTGTATGGATACAAAAAGATGACACCACAGTTGATAAAGCTTTTGTGGTATGGTGGTAA
- the truA gene encoding tRNA pseudouridine(38-40) synthase TruA, translating to MFDKRYYYLLKIQYLGFRYHGWQKQPDVLTVERMMERTFAYVLDRKNFKLLASGRTDAKVSANVAYVELFLNDSPLPAEGFLTLLNDNLPQDIRCLEITQVDKKFNVMDAPIAKEYVYLFSYGEKNHPFAAPYMINIAGELDLELMKEAARLFEGEHDFRSYTYKPNPQTKTIGHVLSSTIEINDMYTASFFPEESYAFRVSGKGFKRHQIRLMMGALFDLGQGNIDLEFFKKTLDASNEIKLTRIAQASGLLLQDVQI from the coding sequence ATGTTTGATAAGCGATACTACTATCTTTTAAAGATTCAATACTTAGGTTTTAGATACCACGGCTGGCAGAAGCAGCCAGATGTTCTCACTGTAGAGCGTATGATGGAGCGTACCTTTGCCTATGTGCTAGATCGCAAAAATTTTAAACTATTGGCTTCTGGCAGAACAGATGCAAAGGTCTCTGCAAATGTGGCTTATGTTGAGTTGTTTTTAAATGATAGCCCACTGCCAGCAGAAGGTTTTCTTACGCTGCTTAATGATAACTTACCTCAAGACATACGCTGTCTTGAAATTACTCAGGTAGATAAAAAATTTAATGTGATGGATGCTCCCATCGCAAAGGAATATGTGTATCTCTTTTCTTATGGAGAAAAGAATCATCCATTTGCCGCACCTTATATGATTAATATAGCGGGTGAGCTCGATCTAGAACTTATGAAAGAGGCTGCAAGGCTTTTTGAGGGTGAGCACGATTTTAGATCGTATACTTATAAGCCTAATCCACAAACTAAAACTATTGGTCACGTACTATCATCTACAATTGAGATTAATGATATGTATACCGCTAGTTTCTTCCCGGAGGAGAGTTATGCTTTTCGCGTAAGCGGTAAAGGGTTTAAGCGCCACCAGATACGTCTTATGATGGGTGCACTTTTTGATCTAGGGCAGGGTAATATTGATCTTGAGTTTTTTAAAAAGACACTAGATGCTAGTAACGAAATTAAGCTCACACGCATTGCCCAGGCAAGCGGTTTATTGTTGCAGGACGTTCAGATTTAA
- a CDS encoding type 1 glutamine amidotransferase domain-containing protein, translating into MTKRVAILATDGFEESELKSPLEAMKNEGFTVDIISEKTGTIKGWADGNWSGEYDVTDTVDNVSAKDYNALMLPGGVINPDKLRRNDDALIFIRDFFKQSKPVAAICHAPQLLIEADVVNGRTMTSFNSIKTDLKNAGALWVDKEVVVDEALVTSRNPGDLEAFNAKLIEEIKEGKHELQHA; encoded by the coding sequence ATGACAAAGAGAGTAGCAATATTAGCAACAGACGGATTTGAAGAAAGTGAATTAAAATCACCACTTGAGGCGATGAAAAATGAAGGTTTCACCGTAGATATTATAAGTGAAAAAACAGGAACCATAAAAGGATGGGCAGACGGTAACTGGTCTGGTGAGTATGATGTAACAGACACAGTAGATAACGTGAGTGCAAAAGATTATAATGCACTAATGTTACCTGGAGGAGTTATTAACCCAGATAAATTAAGACGTAACGATGACGCGCTTATTTTTATAAGAGACTTCTTCAAACAAAGCAAACCAGTAGCGGCAATATGCCACGCACCGCAATTACTCATAGAGGCAGATGTAGTAAATGGGAGAACGATGACATCGTTTAACAGTATTAAGACCGACCTTAAAAATGCGGGAGCATTATGGGTAGATAAAGAAGTGGTAGTAGACGAGGCTCTTGTAACAAGTCGTAACCCTGGAGATCTAGAAGCTTTTAATGCTAAGCTCATTGAAGAAATAAAAGAAGGAAAGCACGAATTACAACACGCGTAA
- a CDS encoding DUF2461 domain-containing protein gives MITAVPKASLTFLKDLKKNNTREWMADHKSRYQDSEKVLKDLYATIKTGLNETDDIEKLKVFRINRDIRFSKDKTPYNVHRSASYSRAGAHRRGGYYLRIEPGNKSVIAGGFFNPEKEDLKRIRTEFHLDPSEIRDMLNYSAFAKAFPNGFETSNAVKTAPRDFEKDDPNIDLIKLKSFFVRKEFTDQEVMASDFSDRVLKHFRLLRPFFNYMSDVLTTDLNGESIL, from the coding sequence ATGATTACAGCTGTACCTAAGGCTTCTCTCACATTTCTTAAAGATCTAAAAAAGAATAATACACGTGAGTGGATGGCAGACCATAAATCTCGATATCAAGATAGTGAGAAGGTTTTGAAAGACCTCTATGCTACTATTAAAACGGGACTTAATGAAACTGATGACATTGAGAAGCTCAAAGTCTTTCGTATTAATCGTGATATACGTTTCAGTAAAGATAAAACCCCTTATAACGTACATAGGTCTGCGAGTTATAGTAGGGCGGGAGCCCATAGACGTGGCGGCTATTACTTACGTATAGAGCCTGGCAATAAATCTGTAATTGCAGGTGGTTTTTTCAACCCAGAGAAGGAAGATCTCAAGCGCATACGCACAGAGTTTCATCTTGATCCTAGTGAGATAAGAGATATGCTTAATTATTCCGCTTTCGCGAAAGCGTTTCCTAATGGATTTGAAACAAGTAATGCTGTAAAAACTGCTCCTAGAGATTTTGAAAAAGACGACCCAAATATAGATTTAATAAAACTCAAGAGTTTCTTTGTACGTAAAGAATTTACAGATCAAGAAGTGATGGCTAGTGACTTTAGCGATCGTGTACTTAAGCATTTTAGATTATTAAGGCCCTTTTTTAATTATATGAGTGACGTTCTCACAACTGATCTCAATGGCGAGTCCATATTATAA
- a CDS encoding OmpA family protein — protein sequence MKKITLAIIALVGMQLATNAQESTETMSTDFNKWSVELTGGVNKPVRPVSGGSFTNTPSLYTVTGGVRYMFNEKVGLKGGIAYNSFENDDNSNEFNTALYNFSLEGVINAGNILGFREWTNTFNVLVHGGMGYSALTTDAPAVERDFGDADQMISFMVGVTPQVRISDRIALVADLTAVGNVRQDLTFNGAPTDGLRGFDGFYVNATAGINIYLGKAEKHADWYSSKNVAEEQIADLQNRLAKVETDLIDTDQDGVADYLDREPNTISGVAVNTKGVAVDQNKNGVPDELESTLDNRYAKKGDIPTSTPAIASGDDVIKKLIEDGYVNVYFQFNSTKPETYSLESINYLIKYMTENAGASAQLVGYADEIGNASTNQRLSERRAQKVKDIMVAAGISASRLTATGNGEDASVDKNSAPARQLVRRVTFKLN from the coding sequence ATGAAAAAGATTACACTTGCTATAATCGCATTAGTAGGAATGCAATTAGCAACAAATGCACAAGAGAGTACTGAGACAATGTCTACTGACTTTAACAAGTGGTCTGTAGAGCTTACAGGAGGAGTTAACAAACCAGTTCGTCCAGTTTCTGGAGGTTCTTTTACAAACACTCCATCTCTATATACAGTAACAGGTGGCGTACGCTATATGTTTAATGAGAAAGTAGGTCTTAAAGGAGGTATTGCTTACAATAGCTTTGAAAACGACGATAATAGCAATGAGTTTAATACAGCTCTTTACAACTTCTCTCTTGAAGGAGTAATTAACGCTGGAAACATTCTTGGTTTTAGAGAGTGGACTAACACTTTTAACGTACTTGTACACGGTGGTATGGGATATTCTGCATTAACTACAGATGCTCCAGCTGTCGAAAGAGATTTTGGAGATGCAGACCAGATGATTAGCTTTATGGTGGGTGTAACTCCACAGGTAAGAATTTCTGATAGAATTGCTTTAGTTGCAGATCTTACTGCAGTAGGTAATGTACGTCAAGATTTAACTTTTAACGGTGCGCCAACTGACGGACTTAGAGGTTTTGATGGTTTTTATGTAAACGCAACTGCAGGTATAAACATATACTTAGGTAAAGCAGAGAAGCACGCAGACTGGTACTCAAGCAAAAACGTTGCTGAGGAGCAAATCGCAGACTTACAAAACCGTCTAGCAAAAGTTGAGACAGATCTTATCGATACAGATCAAGATGGTGTTGCAGATTACTTAGATCGTGAGCCTAACACTATTTCTGGTGTCGCAGTAAATACTAAAGGTGTGGCTGTAGACCAAAACAAAAACGGAGTACCAGACGAGTTAGAGTCTACACTAGATAACCGTTATGCTAAGAAGGGTGATATCCCTACTTCTACTCCAGCTATCGCTTCAGGAGATGACGTAATCAAAAAATTAATCGAAGATGGATACGTGAACGTATACTTCCAGTTCAATAGCACTAAGCCTGAAACTTACAGCCTTGAGTCTATTAACTACCTTATTAAGTATATGACTGAAAACGCTGGTGCATCTGCTCAACTTGTAGGTTATGCAGACGAGATTGGAAACGCATCAACTAACCAACGTCTTTCTGAGAGAAGAGCTCAAAAAGTAAAAGATATTATGGTAGCTGCAGGAATCTCTGCTAGCCGTCTTACTGCAACAGGTAACGGTGAAGATGCTTCTGTAGATAAAAACTCTGCTCCTGCTCGTCAGTTAGTAAGAAGAGTAACTTTTAAACTTAACTAA
- a CDS encoding nitroreductase family protein, which yields MKKETTTAYPINTLIENRWSPRVFGTEAISEEQLRVLFEAGRWAPSSNNHQPWVIIWGIKGTEAYDRIYSCLDEFNQSWANNAQALMLGGYKKTTPDGKDNFHALHDLGLFMGNVSVQAQQLGIALHQMAGVNYKKAMTEFAMPDNYHIATATAIGYYGGDLDKLSDDLQEEETKLRSRKSQHSFTFNGDFNEQIFEK from the coding sequence ATGAAAAAAGAGACAACAACAGCATATCCTATTAACACGCTTATAGAGAACAGATGGAGTCCAAGAGTTTTTGGAACAGAAGCCATTTCTGAAGAACAGCTAAGAGTACTATTTGAAGCGGGTAGGTGGGCACCAAGTTCAAATAACCATCAGCCGTGGGTTATCATATGGGGTATTAAAGGGACAGAGGCATATGATCGTATCTACTCGTGCCTAGATGAATTTAACCAGTCGTGGGCAAATAATGCACAGGCACTTATGCTAGGCGGTTATAAAAAGACTACTCCAGATGGAAAAGATAATTTTCACGCGCTACACGATTTAGGTCTTTTTATGGGTAATGTTTCTGTACAAGCACAACAATTAGGAATAGCGCTACATCAAATGGCCGGTGTAAATTATAAGAAAGCAATGACAGAGTTTGCTATGCCAGACAACTATCATATTGCCACGGCAACGGCTATAGGCTATTATGGAGGTGACTTAGATAAACTATCTGATGATCTTCAGGAAGAAGAGACAAAATTAAGATCAAGAAAATCTCAACATTCTTTTACTTTTAATGGAGATTTTAATGAGCAAATCTTTGAAAAATAG
- a CDS encoding arsenate reductase family protein has translation MPTDMTLAIDNNELIVIYSEESSIGKQVIGYAKSSESKVNLINISEAGLTGTQWSEVADMLGASIDELVSKDHPDVDDFAKDATLSDDDWIHFIQNNSNAIQKPILIKGKKAMQVETPSDVLQFIDVDSAGLEKHPVGDDPEIAPNTDDEQQV, from the coding sequence ATGCCAACCGATATGACACTAGCAATAGATAATAATGAACTCATTGTGATTTACTCAGAAGAGTCCAGTATAGGAAAACAAGTAATAGGCTATGCCAAGAGTAGCGAGAGTAAAGTAAATCTGATTAATATATCAGAAGCTGGACTTACAGGTACCCAATGGAGCGAGGTAGCAGATATGCTAGGCGCTAGTATAGATGAACTTGTTTCTAAGGATCATCCAGATGTAGATGATTTTGCAAAAGATGCTACGCTAAGCGATGACGACTGGATTCATTTTATACAGAACAATAGCAATGCTATACAGAAACCTATCCTTATTAAAGGTAAAAAAGCTATGCAGGTTGAAACCCCATCAGACGTTTTACAGTTTATTGATGTAGATTCGGCTGGGCTAGAAAAGCACCCTGTAGGTGATGACCCAGAAATAGCACCTAATACTGATGATGAACAACAAGTATAA
- the hpf gene encoding ribosome hibernation-promoting factor, HPF/YfiA family — MEIIFEYHDVTASAELEAFAKAQLEKLADKYQFIHRADVFFKLENTSSDETGKISGVRISMPGPRLFAEHSSDDFYPSLKEAINEVEVQLRKKKEKMQAHH; from the coding sequence ATGGAAATAATATTTGAATATCACGACGTAACTGCAAGTGCTGAGTTAGAAGCTTTCGCGAAAGCGCAATTAGAAAAACTTGCAGATAAATATCAATTTATACACAGAGCAGATGTTTTTTTTAAACTTGAAAATACCTCAAGTGACGAGACAGGAAAAATCTCTGGAGTACGGATAAGTATGCCTGGTCCAAGATTATTTGCCGAGCATAGCTCTGACGACTTTTACCCTTCACTAAAGGAAGCGATAAATGAAGTAGAAGTGCAGTTAAGAAAGAAAAAAGAAAAAATGCAAGCTCACCACTAA
- a CDS encoding mechanosensitive ion channel family protein gives MSIIQQSTTTTISEAFNNATESFIEQLPQITMGVLIIVLGVLIAGWIGRFARKRISARTDDPLMSKFLGTAIKYLIIIITIMLALRAAGLAGVATGILTAAGASAVVLGFAFKDIGENFIAGIILAFNRPFDVDDTVMVGSNFGKVKTLDLRYTKLKTFDGKDVYIPNSDVLTEPVTNYTEDGFYRWDFVIGIAYEDNIEGAKETVLRALADEPNVINDEIHENFVIEDELATSTVNLKVFFWVDTKDFRKQAMITKGNVVRKVKEALENDGYYMPADIQEIKLYGGVKEFPLSFNKNTNYFKNR, from the coding sequence ATGAGCATTATACAACAATCTACTACAACTACAATTTCTGAAGCATTTAATAATGCGACAGAGAGCTTTATAGAACAGCTACCGCAAATCACAATGGGTGTACTCATTATTGTGCTAGGAGTTTTAATAGCTGGATGGATAGGCCGTTTTGCAAGAAAGAGAATTTCGGCTAGAACAGATGATCCTTTAATGAGCAAATTTTTGGGCACCGCTATTAAGTACCTGATAATTATAATTACTATAATGCTGGCTTTACGCGCAGCGGGACTTGCTGGTGTCGCTACGGGAATACTCACCGCTGCTGGTGCAAGTGCTGTAGTACTAGGGTTTGCATTTAAGGATATAGGCGAAAACTTTATAGCAGGTATTATTCTTGCGTTTAATAGACCTTTTGATGTAGATGATACCGTTATGGTAGGGTCAAATTTTGGGAAAGTAAAAACTCTTGATTTAAGATATACAAAGCTCAAAACCTTTGACGGTAAAGATGTTTATATACCTAATAGTGATGTACTCACAGAGCCCGTAACAAACTACACAGAAGATGGTTTTTACAGATGGGACTTTGTGATAGGTATTGCTTATGAAGATAATATAGAAGGTGCAAAAGAAACTGTACTCAGAGCTCTTGCAGATGAACCTAATGTTATTAATGACGAGATACACGAAAACTTTGTTATAGAAGATGAACTTGCAACAAGTACCGTAAATCTTAAAGTTTTCTTTTGGGTAGACACTAAAGACTTTAGAAAACAAGCAATGATCACAAAGGGTAATGTGGTACGTAAAGTAAAAGAAGCACTAGAAAATGATGGCTATTATATGCCAGCAGATATACAAGAAATTAAACTCTATGGCGGTGTAAAGGAATTCCCGCTTAGTTTTAATAAGAATACTAATTATTTTAAAAATAGATAA
- a CDS encoding NAD-dependent succinate-semialdehyde dehydrogenase: protein MNIISNNPYNHTEVAKIKAFNLQEIEETLALAQHTYLEWRTTSFSERAEHLHNVALELENNKEDYAKTMTLEMGKPISQAIAEVEKCAWVCRYYADNAPDHLAPKPIETDATKSFVRYEPIGVVLAVMPWNYPFWQVFRFIAPALMAGNIGVLKHASNVMQSAQNIQRVFERAGLPKGAFQNMPVGSDRIENIVRDPRIKAITLTGSKPAGAAVASTAASEIKKSVLELGGSNALVVFDDCDFEQTVATCVQARFQNTGQSCIAGKRLLLHDKVYDKFMDAFAKAVLQLKSGDPLDKDTYIGVMAREDLAIELEEQLKATVDAGAKVLVGGHRQKAYFEPTIVTGVTPEMSIFKEETFGPVIGVTRFSSDEEAVELVNQSDFGLGVSIFTEDTARIEKLIPLFDDGAVFVNDMVKSNPNLPFGGTKISGYGRELSLDGIQEFVNKKTVYIK from the coding sequence ATGAATATTATCTCAAATAATCCATATAATCATACTGAGGTCGCAAAAATTAAGGCTTTTAATCTTCAAGAAATAGAAGAGACGCTTGCCTTAGCACAGCACACTTATTTAGAATGGCGTACCACAAGTTTTTCAGAACGTGCAGAGCATTTACACAATGTTGCTTTAGAGCTAGAAAATAATAAGGAGGACTATGCAAAAACAATGACACTTGAGATGGGAAAGCCTATATCTCAAGCAATCGCAGAGGTAGAAAAATGTGCTTGGGTATGTAGATACTATGCAGATAATGCTCCAGATCACCTCGCACCAAAACCAATAGAAACAGACGCTACAAAAAGTTTTGTACGTTATGAGCCTATAGGCGTTGTGCTAGCCGTAATGCCTTGGAACTATCCGTTCTGGCAGGTTTTTAGATTTATTGCACCAGCATTAATGGCGGGTAACATAGGAGTACTCAAACACGCTAGTAATGTGATGCAAAGCGCGCAAAATATTCAAAGAGTATTTGAACGAGCAGGATTACCTAAGGGTGCTTTTCAAAATATGCCTGTGGGAAGTGATCGTATAGAAAACATTGTGAGAGATCCTCGTATTAAGGCTATTACTCTTACCGGGAGTAAACCGGCTGGTGCTGCCGTGGCTAGTACAGCAGCTAGTGAGATTAAGAAATCTGTACTTGAGTTAGGAGGCAGTAATGCCTTAGTGGTTTTTGATGATTGTGATTTTGAGCAAACAGTTGCCACTTGCGTTCAGGCGCGTTTTCAAAACACGGGGCAGAGTTGTATTGCTGGTAAAAGACTCTTGCTACACGATAAGGTATATGATAAATTTATGGACGCTTTCGCGAAAGCGGTATTACAACTCAAATCTGGTGATCCCCTTGATAAGGATACTTATATAGGTGTGATGGCACGAGAGGATCTAGCTATAGAACTGGAAGAACAACTCAAAGCAACGGTAGATGCTGGTGCCAAAGTGCTCGTAGGAGGTCATAGACAAAAAGCATATTTTGAGCCTACGATTGTTACTGGAGTAACGCCGGAGATGAGCATTTTTAAAGAAGAAACCTTTGGACCTGTGATAGGAGTGACCCGTTTCTCAAGTGATGAGGAGGCTGTAGAACTTGTAAATCAGTCAGATTTTGGGCTGGGCGTTTCTATCTTTACAGAAGACACGGCGCGTATAGAAAAACTCATACCTCTCTTTGATGATGGTGCTGTATTTGTAAATGATATGGTTAAGAGTAACCCTAACTTACCCTTTGGGGGAACTAAAATCTCTGGTTATGGTAGAGAACTCTCGCTAGATGGAATACAAGAATTTGTAAACAAGAAAACGGTTTATATTAAGTAG